A DNA window from Pseudoalteromonas spongiae UST010723-006 contains the following coding sequences:
- a CDS encoding ExbD/TolR family protein, with product MFRRKLPNRQDAELDITSFMSLMIVLVPVLLMMMVFSHITVMQLKLPPLLANQSAEQLKEKELQLEVTNDAITIYYPAGAPLKQFAKQDETYPFDQVQLALKDVKNLLLEKGVDKKDITLLIAEDVDYQTLITTMETVRSYQAVVVASVVDAELFPDIALGDALVEAL from the coding sequence ATGTTTCGCCGCAAGTTGCCAAATAGGCAAGATGCTGAGCTGGATATTACGTCATTTATGAGTTTGATGATTGTGCTTGTGCCTGTGTTGCTGATGATGATGGTGTTTTCGCACATCACCGTGATGCAGTTAAAATTGCCACCATTATTAGCAAATCAAAGTGCTGAGCAGCTCAAAGAAAAAGAACTGCAACTTGAAGTAACTAATGATGCTATCACAATTTACTACCCAGCAGGTGCACCGCTTAAACAGTTTGCCAAGCAAGATGAAACGTATCCATTTGATCAAGTTCAGCTCGCGCTTAAAGACGTAAAAAATCTATTGCTTGAAAAAGGGGTGGATAAAAAAGACATCACTTTGTTAATTGCCGAAGACGTTGATTACCAAACCTTGATTACAACGATGGAAACGGTTCGTAGTTATCAAGCCGTTGTTGTGGCGTCGGTGGTTGATGCTGAGTTGTTTCCAGATATCGCCTTAGGTGATGCGTTGGTGGAGGCGTTATGA
- a CDS encoding ExbD/TolR family protein, protein MKKSVRALRMERHHRRANQQAKLSLVSLMDIFTILVFFLIVNSSTVQVLDANKNIDLPKASKQALAQETLVLMVSNKALILQGQLIADLNDLDNASEEVFSPLENALKVHAESIEAVDNMRPLTIMADGKIAYHRLKKIMQTCQQAGFGDLSLAVEQVAEKGGGEQL, encoded by the coding sequence ATGAAAAAATCAGTAAGAGCACTTCGTATGGAGCGCCATCATCGCAGAGCAAATCAGCAAGCTAAGTTGAGCCTAGTCTCTCTGATGGATATTTTTACGATTTTAGTATTTTTCTTAATCGTTAATTCATCGACGGTACAAGTGCTTGATGCAAATAAAAATATTGATTTACCTAAAGCGTCAAAACAAGCGCTCGCACAAGAAACTTTGGTACTGATGGTGAGTAACAAAGCGCTTATCTTGCAAGGGCAATTGATTGCTGACTTAAATGATTTAGATAACGCCAGCGAAGAAGTATTTTCGCCACTTGAAAATGCGCTTAAAGTACATGCAGAATCAATCGAAGCGGTTGATAATATGCGCCCGCTAACCATTATGGCTGATGGCAAAATTGCCTATCACCGTTTAAAGAAGATTATGCAAACCTGCCAGCAAGCAGGGTTTGGTGATTTATCTTTGGCAGTAGAGCAAGTCGCAGAAAAAGGCGGTGGTGAACAATTATGA
- a CDS encoding AgmX/PglI C-terminal domain-containing protein: MTSATVNTHFELYNNSDNRLFTRLTYGFLVCTLVFAVIVKITELPELTKAQKAKIPPSLTRVIERVKVEPKPEKPKPEIKPIEQKPEPVKEVKPEVKAEVKPKTPTKRALEKAKEEASRAGLVALADDLAALRDDFKLTPSTQPVTNAQAKRKTVKSEDVSVKANATQPLNIADEQQAKANVQALADKSLVALGDEVVAETGGYQSDVTASESISEEALEQRKVEAIRAVLDKNQGAFYTLYRRALRKNPSLQGKVTVEIVVAGNGQVKDCQILSSDLNDAELERKLVNRIRMINFGSELVSETKLNYSFNFLPF; this comes from the coding sequence ATGACAAGCGCCACAGTGAATACCCATTTTGAGCTTTATAACAACTCAGACAATCGCTTATTTACCCGCTTAACGTACGGCTTTTTGGTTTGCACATTAGTGTTTGCGGTGATTGTTAAAATTACCGAACTACCTGAGTTAACTAAAGCACAGAAAGCCAAAATACCGCCTAGTTTAACTCGGGTGATTGAGCGCGTTAAAGTTGAGCCTAAGCCTGAAAAACCAAAGCCTGAAATTAAGCCCATCGAGCAAAAGCCCGAGCCGGTGAAAGAAGTAAAGCCAGAGGTAAAGGCTGAGGTTAAACCTAAAACGCCGACCAAACGGGCGCTTGAAAAAGCGAAGGAAGAAGCCAGCCGTGCAGGGCTTGTTGCATTAGCGGATGATTTAGCCGCGCTACGTGATGATTTTAAATTGACGCCATCAACGCAACCTGTGACTAACGCTCAAGCAAAGCGTAAAACGGTTAAAAGTGAAGACGTAAGCGTAAAAGCGAATGCCACACAACCACTTAATATTGCCGATGAACAGCAAGCAAAAGCGAATGTGCAAGCGCTCGCCGACAAATCGCTGGTGGCGTTAGGAGATGAAGTTGTGGCTGAAACAGGGGGTTATCAAAGTGATGTAACCGCCAGTGAAAGCATTAGTGAAGAAGCGTTAGAGCAGCGTAAAGTCGAAGCCATTCGTGCAGTACTTGATAAAAACCAAGGGGCCTTTTACACCCTTTATCGCCGTGCTTTACGTAAAAACCCAAGTTTACAGGGTAAGGTAACGGTTGAGATTGTGGTTGCTGGAAATGGCCAAGTTAAGGATTGCCAAATCTTATCTAGTGACTTGAACGATGCGGAACTAGAACGAAAACTGGTAAATCGTATTCGTATGATCAATTTTGGCTCTGAGTTGGTGTCTGAAACTAAACTTAATTATTCGTTTAATTTCTTACCATTCTAA
- a CDS encoding aspartate kinase has protein sequence MALLVKKFGGTSVGSIERIEAVADLVVRSKQQGHQIVVVVSAMSGETNRLINLANQIDSSPSSRELDVLLTTGEQVSVALLAMAIIKRGHSAISLLADQAGIMTDNLFGKARIQMIPPKRLNQELEQGRIVILAGFQGRDIEGNITTLGRGGTDTTAVEVAAAINADECQIYTDVNGVYTTDPRVEPKAKRMDYVTFEEMLELASLGAKVLQIRSVEAAGRHNLPLRVLSTFEPDHGTLISYEENPMNSKVVSGIAFSKDEVLIKVHNLDNTPEQLAELLEVFSDNNIEIDMISNFSCTGDKVGYALTVHAVDSQLAEKLIKQNLTTLNADSVTVNETVAKISIVGIGMKSNAGVAGRLFRALANENINVQLISTSEIKVSVLVDEKYLELGVRALHSAFSLDQ, from the coding sequence TTGGCGTTATTAGTTAAAAAATTTGGCGGCACTTCAGTTGGTTCTATAGAGCGTATTGAAGCTGTCGCTGACCTTGTTGTACGTTCTAAACAGCAAGGGCATCAAATTGTCGTAGTTGTGTCGGCAATGTCCGGCGAAACCAACCGCTTAATTAACCTCGCAAATCAAATTGACTCCAGTCCAAGTTCTCGCGAACTCGATGTACTGCTAACTACTGGTGAACAAGTTTCAGTGGCGCTTCTTGCCATGGCGATTATCAAACGTGGTCATTCTGCGATTAGCTTACTTGCTGATCAAGCAGGTATTATGACGGATAATCTATTTGGTAAAGCGCGTATTCAGATGATCCCGCCAAAGCGTTTGAATCAAGAGCTTGAGCAAGGTCGCATTGTGATCCTTGCGGGATTTCAAGGGCGTGACATTGAAGGAAATATCACCACGCTTGGCCGCGGAGGCACAGATACAACAGCGGTAGAAGTAGCAGCAGCAATTAACGCGGATGAATGCCAAATTTATACTGATGTAAATGGTGTTTATACAACCGACCCACGAGTTGAGCCAAAAGCAAAACGAATGGATTATGTTACCTTCGAAGAAATGCTGGAGCTTGCTAGCTTAGGTGCAAAAGTACTGCAAATTCGTTCAGTGGAAGCTGCTGGTAGGCATAACCTACCTTTACGTGTGCTTTCAACATTTGAGCCGGATCACGGAACACTGATTAGTTATGAGGAAAACCCTATGAATTCTAAAGTAGTTTCAGGCATCGCGTTTAGTAAAGATGAAGTACTAATTAAAGTGCATAATTTGGATAATACGCCTGAACAACTCGCTGAATTATTAGAAGTATTCTCTGATAATAATATAGAAATTGACATGATCAGTAATTTTTCCTGCACAGGCGATAAAGTCGGCTATGCTTTAACTGTACATGCAGTCGATTCGCAGTTGGCAGAAAAGTTAATTAAACAAAATCTTACAACTCTTAATGCGGATTCAGTTACAGTTAATGAAACTGTTGCTAAGATTTCTATAGTTGGCATAGGAATGAAATCTAATGCTGGGGTAGCAGGAAGGCTATTTCGCGCATTAGCGAATGAAAATATTAACGTTCAACTTATTTCAACGTCAGAGATAAAAGTCTCAGTTTTAGTAGATGAGAAGTACCTAGAATTGGGAGTTAGAGCTTTACATAGTGCTTTTTCTTTAGACCAGTAA
- a CDS encoding GTP cyclohydrolase II: MAEVRARVQLKVGKESNIPAEIVSFHGLLDGEEHVALIFNNADKEHNPLVRMHSECLTGDVFHSSRCDCGEQLEECIHTMHQQGGIILYLRQEGRGIGLYNKIDAYVLQSQGMNTYEANNHLGFADDLREFRDAALMLTALGVDKVKLMTNNPRKIKELTEAGIEVAEQVGTSAHVKDGNEAYLAAKVSRGSHMLDLTQVKK, encoded by the coding sequence GTGGCTGAAGTAAGAGCAAGAGTCCAGCTCAAAGTTGGCAAAGAAAGTAACATCCCTGCAGAAATCGTCTCATTTCATGGTTTGCTAGATGGTGAAGAGCATGTTGCTTTAATTTTTAACAATGCGGATAAAGAACACAACCCGTTAGTGCGTATGCACTCAGAGTGTTTAACCGGTGATGTGTTTCATTCATCACGTTGTGATTGTGGCGAACAACTTGAAGAGTGCATTCATACTATGCACCAGCAAGGCGGAATTATTTTATACCTTCGCCAAGAAGGTCGTGGTATTGGTTTATACAATAAAATTGATGCATACGTGCTACAGTCGCAAGGTATGAACACCTATGAAGCGAATAATCACTTAGGGTTTGCCGACGATTTACGTGAATTTAGAGATGCGGCCTTAATGCTCACTGCATTGGGTGTAGATAAAGTAAAATTGATGACGAACAATCCACGCAAGATCAAAGAATTGACAGAAGCGGGTATTGAAGTTGCAGAGCAAGTAGGCACTTCTGCGCACGTAAAAGATGGAAACGAAGCCTATTTGGCTGCAAAAGTTTCACGTGGTTCACATATGCTGGATTTAACGCAAGTAAAAAAGTAG
- the alaS gene encoding alanine--tRNA ligase, with the protein MQHMTTAEIRNAFLNYFASEQHQVVPSSSLVPGNDPTLLFTNAGMVQFKDVFLGGERRPYNRATSSQRCVRAGGKHNDLENVGYTARHHTFFEMLGNFSFGNYFKQDAIKFAWQFLTDVIKLPKDKLLVTVYHTDDEAFDIWHKEMGLAEDKIIRIDTADNFWSMGDTGPCGPCSEIFYDHGEEIWGGPPGSPEEDGDRFIEIWNLVFMQYNRHADGTMEPLPSQSVDTGMGLERISAIMQGVHSNYEIDIFQNLIKAAAAVTNAQDLEDKSLRVIADHIRSCAFLIADGVMPSNEGRGYVLRRIVRRAVRHGNKLGATETFFHKLVAALATEMGEAYPELIKQQAIIEKVLRIEEEQFGKTLDRGLAILEESLKDLKGDVIPGDLVFKLYDTYGFPADLTADVARERFMTIDERGFQEAMEVQRKQAQQAGKFGADYNDQLKSEKTTEFKGYDSEQYTGTVVELFSDADAVSVLEDGQQGIVVLDRTPFYAESGGQVGDTGILKVANGEFIVEDTTKLGNAFAHKGKVVGRIGINDRVDAQVDASRRDNTKKNHTATHLLHEALRVVLGDHVTQKGSLNDPERLRFDFSHFEAVTKEELQRIEDMVNLEIRKNIDLNTELMAIDAAKEKGAMALFGEKYDDEVRVVSIGDFSIELCGGTHVKRTGDIGLFKIVSEGGIAAGVRRIEAVTGEGAVAYINKQAETLSAIAALVKGDGNNVLDKVSALVERAKGLEKEIAQLNDKLASAAGASLLDAVVDVNGVKLLVANVEGTESKALRGMVDDLKNKLGSGIIALGVANGDKVSLIAGVTKDLTGQFKAGELVNHMASQVGGKGGGRPDMAQAGGSQPENLSSALESVNAWVSERA; encoded by the coding sequence ATGCAGCATATGACGACCGCGGAAATCCGCAACGCGTTTCTAAATTATTTCGCATCAGAACAACACCAAGTGGTGCCATCAAGTTCATTGGTACCAGGTAACGATCCTACTTTACTATTTACCAATGCCGGTATGGTGCAGTTTAAAGATGTATTTCTAGGCGGTGAGCGCCGTCCATACAACCGTGCAACGAGTTCACAGCGCTGTGTACGTGCCGGTGGTAAGCACAATGATTTAGAGAACGTAGGTTATACTGCACGTCACCACACCTTCTTTGAAATGCTGGGTAACTTCAGCTTTGGTAACTACTTTAAGCAAGATGCAATTAAGTTTGCATGGCAGTTCTTAACGGATGTAATCAAGTTACCAAAAGACAAGCTGTTAGTAACGGTTTATCACACTGATGATGAAGCGTTTGATATCTGGCACAAAGAGATGGGACTTGCTGAAGACAAGATTATTCGCATCGATACGGCTGATAACTTCTGGTCGATGGGTGATACAGGCCCGTGTGGTCCATGTTCTGAAATTTTCTACGATCACGGTGAAGAAATTTGGGGTGGTCCTCCGGGCAGTCCAGAAGAAGACGGTGACCGTTTTATCGAAATCTGGAACCTAGTATTTATGCAATACAACCGTCATGCTGACGGTACAATGGAACCTTTACCGAGCCAATCTGTTGATACAGGTATGGGCCTTGAGCGTATCTCTGCGATTATGCAGGGCGTTCACTCAAACTACGAAATCGATATTTTCCAAAATTTAATTAAAGCTGCGGCTGCGGTTACTAATGCGCAAGATTTAGAAGATAAATCATTACGCGTTATTGCAGACCATATTCGTTCGTGTGCGTTTTTAATTGCCGATGGTGTGATGCCGTCAAACGAAGGTCGTGGTTATGTATTACGTCGTATTGTTCGTCGTGCAGTGCGTCACGGTAATAAATTAGGTGCAACTGAAACCTTCTTCCATAAGTTAGTTGCGGCACTTGCAACTGAAATGGGTGAAGCGTACCCAGAGCTAATCAAGCAACAAGCGATTATCGAAAAAGTACTGCGTATTGAAGAAGAGCAATTCGGTAAAACCCTTGACCGTGGTCTAGCAATTCTAGAAGAAAGCTTAAAAGATCTTAAAGGCGACGTGATCCCAGGTGATCTTGTATTTAAGCTTTACGATACTTATGGTTTCCCAGCTGATTTAACCGCTGACGTTGCGCGTGAACGCTTTATGACAATTGATGAGCGTGGCTTCCAAGAAGCAATGGAAGTGCAACGTAAACAAGCGCAACAAGCGGGTAAATTTGGCGCTGATTACAACGACCAATTAAAGTCAGAGAAAACCACTGAATTTAAAGGCTACGATAGCGAGCAGTATACAGGTACTGTGGTTGAGCTATTTAGCGATGCGGATGCCGTATCTGTATTAGAAGATGGTCAACAAGGTATTGTTGTACTTGACCGCACACCTTTCTATGCTGAAAGTGGTGGTCAAGTTGGCGACACAGGTATTTTAAAAGTTGCTAATGGCGAATTTATTGTTGAAGACACGACTAAGCTTGGTAATGCATTTGCGCACAAGGGTAAAGTAGTTGGCCGCATTGGTATCAATGACCGCGTAGATGCGCAAGTTGATGCATCGCGTCGTGATAACACCAAGAAAAACCACACAGCAACGCACTTATTACACGAAGCGCTTCGTGTTGTACTTGGTGACCATGTTACACAAAAAGGTTCATTAAATGACCCTGAGCGTTTACGTTTTGACTTTTCACACTTTGAAGCAGTAACAAAAGAAGAGTTACAACGCATTGAAGATATGGTGAACCTGGAGATCCGTAAAAACATCGATCTAAATACCGAATTAATGGCAATTGACGCTGCGAAAGAAAAAGGCGCAATGGCATTATTCGGTGAAAAATACGACGATGAAGTACGCGTAGTGAGCATTGGTGATTTCTCAATTGAGCTATGTGGTGGTACGCACGTTAAGCGCACCGGCGACATCGGTTTATTCAAGATTGTGTCGGAAGGTGGTATTGCAGCTGGTGTTCGTCGTATTGAAGCCGTTACGGGTGAAGGTGCCGTTGCATATATTAACAAACAAGCAGAAACCCTGTCTGCAATCGCTGCGTTAGTGAAAGGCGATGGCAACAATGTGCTAGACAAAGTGTCTGCGCTAGTTGAGCGTGCGAAAGGCCTTGAAAAAGAAATTGCACAGCTTAACGATAAGCTTGCAAGTGCTGCGGGCGCGTCATTACTTGATGCGGTTGTAGACGTTAATGGTGTTAAGTTACTCGTTGCTAACGTTGAGGGCACTGAGTCTAAAGCGCTACGTGGCATGGTTGATGATCTTAAGAACAAACTCGGTTCTGGCATTATCGCGTTAGGTGTTGCAAATGGCGACAAAGTAAGCCTAATTGCGGGTGTAACAAAAGACTTAACGGGCCAGTTCAAAGCGGGTGAGCTTGTAAACCACATGGCATCGCAAGTTGGCGGTAAAGGTGGCGGTCGTCCAGATATGGCACAAGCAGGCGGTTCACAACCTGAAAACTTAAGCTCGGCACTTGAAAGTGTAAACGCTTGGGTGAGTGAGCGCGCTTAA
- a CDS encoding regulatory protein RecX, protein MTEKEQAKLKNYVLWLLSRQEYSKAQIAKKLTSRCEDTGFIEELIAWCEEYGFIDDVRYAESFVRRQINKGLGLMRIKNEAYQKGVNAGLVQTIVEELEIDWYLQAQSAYNKKFAYTSSSLDFKEKAKRIRYMSYRGFNHEQIEFAMQTSPSNE, encoded by the coding sequence ATGACCGAAAAAGAACAAGCAAAATTAAAAAATTATGTGCTTTGGTTATTGTCTCGACAAGAGTATTCCAAAGCACAAATCGCCAAAAAATTAACTAGCCGTTGTGAAGATACGGGGTTTATTGAAGAGCTAATTGCATGGTGTGAAGAGTATGGCTTTATTGATGACGTACGTTACGCTGAAAGCTTTGTACGACGCCAGATAAATAAAGGTTTAGGATTGATGCGTATTAAAAATGAAGCGTATCAAAAAGGGGTTAATGCAGGCCTAGTACAAACTATTGTCGAAGAATTAGAAATAGACTGGTATCTGCAGGCCCAATCCGCATATAATAAGAAATTCGCTTATACAAGTAGTTCCCTCGATTTTAAAGAAAAAGCGAAGCGCATTCGCTATATGAGTTATCGAGGTTTTAATCATGAACAAATTGAATTTGCAATGCAAACAAGTCCGTCAAACGAATGA
- a CDS encoding BPSS1780 family membrane protein: MAVEIRIFKAKAGLNWFKAGWELFKAQPGTFILMHLFIGVLSLIALVAPIFQLPAALAMPFFTAGFYRAMLNRQQGKQIAFTDLFDVFSEAGRRLMLFRLGLYHLFGGFILALLTTTLFQGLSEPINAYLQAVESQNVDLVQLHAQQVIDSIQISNIIVLVAAYSLYTMCFAFTIPLVYFSKNNSILECIKASLLVFWHNMAALGVFGAISTGLILFAAFLSFIPLLFILPILYAGFFVSFQAMFMSAMVEQTTPQNSDDTPSDNHDRFDA, from the coding sequence ATGGCAGTAGAAATACGTATTTTTAAGGCGAAAGCAGGCCTAAATTGGTTTAAGGCAGGGTGGGAGCTATTCAAAGCTCAGCCGGGCACCTTTATTTTAATGCACTTGTTTATTGGTGTATTGTCGTTAATTGCTTTGGTGGCGCCTATTTTTCAATTGCCAGCCGCGCTTGCAATGCCATTTTTTACTGCAGGCTTTTATCGTGCCATGCTCAATCGTCAGCAAGGTAAGCAAATTGCGTTTACCGATCTGTTTGATGTATTTAGCGAAGCAGGGCGCCGTTTAATGCTATTTCGCTTAGGTTTATATCATCTGTTTGGTGGCTTTATATTAGCCCTTTTAACTACTACCTTATTCCAAGGCCTGAGTGAACCAATTAACGCATATTTGCAGGCAGTAGAATCACAGAATGTTGATTTAGTGCAACTGCACGCACAGCAGGTGATTGATAGCATTCAAATATCTAATATTATTGTTTTAGTTGCGGCTTATTCGCTCTATACCATGTGTTTTGCTTTCACTATACCTTTGGTTTACTTTTCTAAAAACAATAGCATTTTAGAGTGTATTAAAGCCAGTCTATTAGTGTTTTGGCACAATATGGCAGCACTGGGTGTATTTGGTGCAATTTCAACAGGGCTTATCTTGTTTGCAGCGTTTCTGTCGTTTATTCCACTGTTATTCATTTTACCTATTCTTTACGCTGGATTTTTTGTGTCTTTTCAAGCGATGTTTATGTCAGCCATGGTTGAGCAAACAACACCGCAAAACAGTGATGACACGCCGAGCGATAATCACGATAGATTTGATGCTTAA
- the csrA gene encoding carbon storage regulator CsrA yields MLILTRRVGETLMIGDEVTVTVLGVKGNQVRIGVNAPKDVSVHREEIYMRIQAEKAGAEPGNE; encoded by the coding sequence ATGCTAATTTTGACTCGTCGCGTAGGTGAAACCCTAATGATTGGGGATGAAGTTACAGTTACTGTACTTGGCGTAAAAGGAAATCAAGTACGTATCGGTGTTAATGCACCAAAAGATGTTTCAGTACATCGTGAAGAAATTTATATGCGTATTCAAGCTGAGAAAGCAGGTGCTGAACCAGGCAACGAATAG